gaaaaacagaattaaaaaaatgtattttattgttattctaaataaagaaatcagaaaaataataataatttatttattaattaatgttcatcaaagcgatagattttttcggttagtttcaggcgaatcagcaaaaggagttattcccaaatctagtagttaagaaagtggagactcgaaatagacttcacaaactaaaggcatttgtctaaaaataatatcgttatttcccagctttgcaagttaaaaagattttttttatttctcgtagctccaacgctactcatatcaccttaccaggagaacatagatctttgcgggtgattttacactatagattgaaaaaaaaccgatatgggacagatgagttttattaaatttatatctttttttttttggggtcgggttggaaaatattaagtgatgaaatacatgtgtattcatcactttattacatgattgtagattagggtaggttaattCGACGATCCCCGGGGGCTGTCAACTTGTGGTGGTGGGGGGCTTGAGTGCTCCAGTGATCCCCAGGGCTTTACCGGCAGGTACTACCATACCGGACGGGTCTGGGGTGAGGGGATAGACTAAGAGCGACACaagcggtgtctaaatacatagtttcactgttatatttctaaaaatgacaattttccatacgaacattcatcacttgtttttaccccaattttcgcaataaaaagtagcctatgttctttcattcctaataaagtgtctaaatacaaagtttcactgtatcttcaaaaatgacgattttccatacgaacagtcatcccctctttttacccattccCCCATTTTTGCcataaataccaaatttcatcaaaatcggttcactggtttaggcgtgaaagcgtaacagacagacagacagagttactatcgcatttataatataataataataataataataataacagcaataataataatgataaaatattagtatatagtaaaatagtatatagtataatagtatatagtatatagtagatttaattttttgtttttttttttttgtttttaatttttaattttttattttttattttttaatcatacatgaagtatgaaatatttaatgagtaaataagagatggtttttatttctgcctttactttataaaactacctgtctatctttacttttatttactttttactggataatgcacgttcctttaaaaaataagtttaaatttaaaaacaaattgtgaaccgtagtttcaagtcacgtttattgcgtactagcttttgcccgcgacttcgttcgCGTGGACTTCAGGTTCGTCCCGTCTAGTCTAGTAATAAGTAAGAAATACGGTAACTAAGCACTGCAGAGCCCTAATCATAGGCCTATAGGTAGCTACTGCAGTATGCTCCTATAAACTACATTTAACGATCTTTTTCCTTCAGCATAAACATGCAGATTCTTCGCTTTGGAAACACGTGAGCAAGCCACATAGAGCTGACCGTGAGAAAAACATGGCGTGCCCAAATGTAGGCTGCTACCTTCAAGGTTTGACCCTGCGATTTGTTGATCGTCATTGAAAATGCGACTTTTAATGGGAACTGCAGGCGTTTAAAATTGAATGGCAAGTTGTTGGGTATGATTGGGATGCGCGGTATAAGAACATTGTCTCCCTTGGCTTCTCCAGTTAAATTGTAGCCTTCACTATATGCCTTCCTAATTCGGTAACTCGCAACCGAGTACCGTTGCATAATCTTGGCGCATCCAGGTTACGCATTAACAAAACGGGTACACCTACCTTTAATTCCAACTTGTGTGATGGCACCCCGGACAACTCTAAAGAGTTTAGGAACTCTACGGGATAACTTGTAGTGTCATCGGATGACATAACTGTGTCAATGGAATTATACACTGATGTTTCGCTGTTTATTTCGgccaagatttttttatttattttcgcaaCAATCTGATTTTTGGTGCCAATATGGTTCTTTCACACAACCAATTTTCgtcaagaatattttgttgcagATTCGGAAAAACTTGTTCAATAAGTTCGTTTTCTGTCTCCACAGCATGACAAAATTGCTGTGTGAAAAGAACCATACCTACTTGGTCGGTGTTTAGGTGGCCTTCACCAATTTCTAGCAGTTTTTGAGCATATGCTCCTGATTCGACATCGCTGAATAACTGGACTCGCATGTTAGTGGTAAGATAAAGCTTTTCAACTTTAGACCACAGATATGAGGCTTTTAGACATGCGTTAATTCATCTGCTGCAGTGCCTCTCTCGATAATAGGTAAAGTCTGTCTAAAATCCCCTGCCAATAACACTACCACACCACCCATCAACTTTCGATTGCTGTGAATATCTTGTAGACAGCGATCAAGCGCCTCAATGGCGCGTTTGTGTGACATAGTGCACTCGTCCCACACGATCAGCATACATTGTTGCAAGAGGGCGCCACGGGCACTGCTCTTACTGATGTTGCACGTTGGGGTTTCTTCGCTCGCCAGATTAagaggtaatttaaaaaccgaATGTGCCGTTCGTCCACCGCTCAGCAATGTTGCAGCGATCCCAGAGGAAGCCACCGCTAATGCAACTTTACGGTCCTTACGAATTTTTGCTAGAAGCAAATtaagcaaaaatgttttacctgTACCGCCCGGGGCGTCAAGAAAGAAAAGGCCGCCTTTGTCAAGCTCAACtcgttgtaaattttgttataaatgttttttgttcgGGTAGCAGGCGTGGTTCAGTTTCGCTGACCTGAGCGTCTAATAAAGCAATATCGTAGCTTAGCTCTTTGATCAAATCGGTCGACAACTCTCCTCGACGCTCTGGTGTAGGCATACCGAAGTCAGACAATTTCTTACCGGAaatcgttattattttgtccTCTATATGTCTCAGTGCTTCATTGAAACATAGATCATTGTTGACTTGATCCATCCTTTCAAATCTTTGCAAGATATCCTCCGATAATGCAGATTTATACTTATCCCATAGTTGAAGAGGATTGGATAAACCGCAAGTGCATATCAATATTGCAAATAGTTCTCTTATTTGCGAAGGAGAGCGACACAGCACTGCCTCTTCCATTGTGGCATCCCAGTGGTTGTCATCTTCCAACAACCCCAACTTCTCACACGCTTGTCGAAAAGTTTGAAGTTCTTGGCCGTCAACTGTTTTTAGATCCAAAAAGCTAGTGGGCCCTGTACTACATTCAGCAGCATTCGCAAACAGTAACATTCGAAGTTACTAACATGCACTGTGTAAATGCGCCCAAGAGCATCTCCTGCCTTCACACCTGGCCAGCCGTCGACAGGTGTGCCTTGTAAACGACGTTTCCATTCTTTCGACGACACGTTCCATGTATAGTAGCGGGGTACGTCAacataaagtaatgtttttgcaAATGCGTCATTTTGGCAAAGCAGGAAAAATGCAGTTAGTGTCGTCTTAGGTGGTGCGGCCATTCTCtctctaaaattgttttcagtgAAGTAAATCCGCTGACCATTAGGCAGATGAACCGCAAGGTGAGTGGTTGGGTGTCTTTCATGCAGAGGCAGACCCAAGATCCGCCACGCTGCTTCGTTACTACTAACATATCTACCGGCTCGATACGTTTGCACCTCATCTCTCGGGTCAATATTAACATTCCCTTGCTGtcgaatgttaaaaatagcCTGGTCGCTgcctttgtttatatatttacaaatatattttatcgccTGTACCGTATTGCAGAACTCTACATTTATGtgacagttataaattttagacaGAAGAGGAGAATATGGGACAATCCAGCTATTGTCAACCAATACTTCCTGTGTTCCACCTCGGGTTTTTAGAGTTATCGTACGGCCGCCATCTCCTGGTGTTCTACGCCTGTACAAAGGATAGCCTTTGTCGTTAGTTTGAGTATCTTTCAAAAGCGCCCTTGGATACTTTTTGGTGCATTTTCCTTCTTTCATGCATGGTGATGACGGATTTAGTGCACCACAGGGACcgtgaatcatatttttggttaCAGTATCGTAGAGTTTTCGATCACTTTCTGGATTTGGTATCTCCGCACTTATGACTTCATCAATTTGGTTGGGGCGTAATTTTTCCGTCAACCACAGCAGTAAGTGCACGTGAGGCAGACCTCTTTTTGCCACTCGATCGAGTACATGAAACACTTCATATCTCCaatattttaccttttgtAAGTAGAGCAACcaatttttgtacttttattttaaataacctggCTGTTAAgtcatgtctgtctgttgcATTTTGACCTGGAATGAGCTCTTTAGTAATTTCTGGCCAAGCGGGATTACATGTCATTGTAATAAACAGATCAGGCCTCCCGTAGTTACGCACGTATGTGAACGCATCCTGCGTGTACTCATGAAGATATCTCGGGCTATTTACAAATGACGATGGGAGTATTACCAATTGACCCAAATTGTTTGGATCTAAATCCGCATCATTCCTGACCGCGtcttgtaaatgtatatagttttctgCTCGCAGTTTTGTTTGGTTTAAAGCAATAAACCTTAAGCGCTCACTCTCCACTTTGACATACATGTCCACCAAAAACTGAAGCAAGAGAAGCCTACATcgaagcaataaattaaaattgttgcgACGTACCATCATATGATATGCATAAAAGTCTTTGCACGACACTTTTTGTTCGGTATAGGCTGTTTTGTAACTGGGTTTGTCTGAGGAATATCAAAACTGTACCCCTCTTGTCCTTTCCAAAAAATTATCGGGTACTCGAGAGCATCATAAAATCTATGAGTGTCCGGAACTCTAGTAAGCCGGCCATCGTGCGCCTGAATAACAATGTCCCGAGACGCAGTTTGTTCAGTACTAACTACTACGGCAGCTATTTCGTTTGTGGTCGGGGCATTGAATCGTCTTTCGTGTTCACCACGTGGTACACGATCTGGGTGTATCACGACCTTGTAATTATCGCTAGTCACTCTATCTTTAGCCATTTAAATTCATGCACTAAAACGTTGTGATCATGTagaactttttgtattttttgaactGTGTTTCTTTCCACACCTGGTACGTACTCAGAACGCCTATCAACTTGTGCTTCCTCATCACCCATGAAATAAACTTGCAAAAATTTGGTTGCGTATTAGCAGCAGGAAGCAAAGAGCCAATTGTGTGGTATATTTGCCCTTGGATTGTAAAAGTCGGGCAAAATCCTGGCATCGACACAATGTTATCAGCTCCAAAAGATGTCATATGGAAgcatgtattgtattttcttatgtttttaaaaaaacggCGAGACTCATctgtttcatttgaaaaaagttCTTTAAGAGGTTCAACACGCTCGTCTATTGAAGGAAGAACTACTTTTCCTCCCGAACAACACATGCCTGCAGCTTCCTCTTTCCATTTAAGAGCACCGCAAAATCTGCATTCCTTATTCATCGCTTCTATTTTATAAGCTTGTGGCTTTCGTAATCAAGAGTTTCATCGTACTCAAATGCAGCTTTATCAAATACTCCCCACGCGTttcttgtaaaattaatcGTCGCTGTTGTGCCCTTTCAGCAACAGCGCATCTGCGAGCTTCAGCAGCTTCAACAGTTTCAGTAGCTCTTTGGGACCCTATGTAAGTCGCTTGCTGAAGACGCCGAGCTTGAGACTGTTCGGGTGTCTCTGCAGCCCGTTGAGATGCTAGATACTCAGCATGCTGTCGACGTCTATCTTGGACTGCTCTGGTGTCTCAGCAGCTCTTTGAGCTGCCTCACGCTCTGCTTGTTTAAGCCTTTGCAGTTCGGCTGTGGAAACGTCTCGTTAAGTCTAGCTACTTTCATAGTTCGAGCTTTATTAGAGCTTTGGGAAAGATTAGACTTACGCTTTCGCGGATAATTCTTAAGTACGTGTTGTTTCTATACTTCCAAAAAAACAGTACGGTAGTATTGTATGATTGTACTTTAATGCAATCCTTGCCTATTTaattaacctatctatatagtaattcatatcatgaagtaattcgtataattaacctattattaatttgttataattaactgtaagtaacctctctatagtaattgaattcatgaagtaattcgttatataattaacctatttatataatttgtttaattaactgtaagtaacctatctatatagtaattgaattatcaatgaagtaattcgtataattaacctatttatataattgttataagtaactgtaagtaacctatctatagtaattgaattatcaatgaagtaattcgttatatataactattatatttgttataatactgtaagtaacctatctatatagtaatgtatcaatgaagtaattcgttatataattaacatatttatataatttgttataataactgtaagtaacctatctatatagtaattgaattatcaatgaagtaattcgttatataattaactatttatataatttgttataattaactgtaagtaacctatctatagtaattgaatttcaatgaagtaattcgtatatattaacctatttatataaattgttataattaactgtagtaacctatctatatagtaattgaattatcaatgaagtaattcgttaataattaacctatttatataatttgttataattaatgtaagtacctatctatatagtaattgaatatcatgaagtaattcgtatataattaacctatttatataatttgtatattaactgtaagtaacctatctatatagtaattgaattatcaatgaagtaattcgttatataataacctattatataatttgttataattaactgtaagtacCTATCTATATGTAATTGAAtcatcaatgaagtaattcgtaaaAATGAAGTATTTTTGTACGTGTAACTCCTAACCAAAAAGAAACCTGGCAATAACTAACCTTAGGCctatattacttaaagtagGCGACCATACGTTTTTATCAAATCGCTAGTGCCTTGAAAATTCGCAAAACGGACACAACCGTCAACGACGTCTGCCCTCACGCGTCTGCCCGCGTTCGGGTCGCGCACTCAGCGATGAGCCACTTCCCCACCGCACCTACCCCGCTCCCCCCACGCCCCGTTCGCCTGGCGCCGCTGCCGGTATTTATCACCGAAACGGTATTTATCGCCGAAATTGCTATGACTCTGCATTTTAAATCTGTGATatcttcgaaaatatttatttaatttacatgctGTAAAAAGCCATattgatctttattaaatgcacaatgtatttaagatacttaattggATAAGGATTAATACTGTATTGCTTAAAATCGCTTCGTAAATAAGCCATTATTTCTCGTACAAAGTAAAGGATAAAAATGGTTATTGTGGGTTATTCCTAAGAGATAAACATATACCATACATAGACcttttaaattgtacaatactgtagtaaattgttttgatctaTCTTGTAGGATTCAGTCAGCGTTTGCAATGTAAGCgcaaaaatgtgtttttttttacgacctCACATTAAAAACCTCAAAAATTGTAGCCTATGTGTTATTCTGATGTATAAACTATATTGTGgtaaagtttcattcaaatccattcagtagtttttacgtGAAAGAGTAACAAACATCCACATCCATACTTACAAACTTTCGCCTTTAATAGTAGTAGgattatgaagtaccaggtgttcataaagctacagaatactattacacaatttgctacggggatgctacgaaaacccagagaattggttctacgataaacatacaaatatgcatttcaaagggttaatagtgcagacgttgtgacaaacatgcatgcacgaactaaggcgaaactatattttagtgtcggctatcatgaagaaaggaattcccgttttcaaaattaaatcaaactaagatatctaaaatcagagagcataaagggcaattgtatcaggcttactgaaaactaatgtaaaaaacaattttttttcttctgagattttcttagacatacattttgtaacaatatattttgtcaatcttaaagtctgccttacatacatatcttgaaaactaagagcagtgggtagtcgtatcagtatgtatacaaatcagaatacttaagtctgttctcctagtatgcaacgttatcaaaaacgtgagtcccatattatgtatttatacgtaactgtagtcaggtcaataaagttttacttttcacagcaatcatgaaacatattttacaactccttcagacttatgaagtcctggttcccgcactatgaaacaaacgtgaccaattttcgaagttctggtgattcctttgtagcaagcaaccatgatcaattgacagacgagatgaaaatgaaatcatatacatattttctaatcagaaaatacatacgagtatatgtcgaagtacggtccaggccgtggtttttaaaaagagtgacgccagcataactgacgtcatcaatgactttattcttaattgtagaccaacattgttgtgactacacttacacaggtggctacgcaggtggttatgcggctaacacctgattatttcaactacccacaattattagtttttgaataataagaactacgccgttatatatgttttttttttcagtaaattttagtcaaaattgattaagtgtatatttcgaagtagagagacgaaagtggctgtacgaacttagtgccttatcatttatagaaaaagaaatgcccgcttcgaaagtaaattttttttattggtctcgtaccgcaactcataacatcgtaccagggaaacataaatctatgaaggtgatgtttcactatgaattgagagtgaaatttgtgctatatgaacatattgggacggacgtgtgttttaaatatttcatatc
This genomic stretch from Danaus plexippus unplaced genomic scaffold, MEX_DaPlex mxdp_38, whole genome shotgun sequence harbors:
- the LOC133320594 gene encoding uncharacterized protein LOC133320594 codes for the protein MAKDRVTSDNYKVVIHPDRVPRGEHERRFNAPTTNEIAAVVVSTEQTASRDIVIQAHDGRLTRVPDTHRFYDALEYPIIFWKGQEGPRYLHEYTQDAFTYVRNYGRPDLFITMTCNPAWPEITKELIPGQNATDRHDLTARYEVFHVLDRVAKRGLPHVHLLLWLTEKLRPNQIDEVISAEIPNPESDRKLYDTVTKNMIHGPCGALNPSSPCMKEGKCTKKYPRALLKDTQTNDKGYPLYRRRTPGDGGRTITLKTRGGTQEVLVDNSWIVPYSPLLSKIYNCHINVEFCNTVQAIKYICKYINKGSDQAIFNIRQQGNVNIDPRDEVQTYRAGRYVSSNEAAWRILGLPLHERHPTTHLAVHLPNGQRIYFTENNFRERMAAPPKTTLTAFFLLCQNDAFAKTLLYVDVPRYYTWNVSSKEWKRRLQGTPVDGWPVDGQELQTFRQACEKLGLLEDDNHWDATMEEAVLCRSPSQIRELFAILICTCGLSNPLQLWDKYKSALSEDILQRFERMDQVNNDLCFNEALRHIEDKIITISGKKLSDFGMPTPERRGELSTDLIKELSYDIALLDAQVSETEPRLLPEQKTFITKFTTTKIRKDRKVALAVASSGIAATLLSGGRTAHSVFKLPLNLASEETPTCNISKSSARGALLQQCMLIVWDECTMSHKRAIEALDRCLQDIHSNRKLMGGVVVLLAGDFRQTLPIIERGTAADELTHV